The following are from one region of the Oreochromis aureus strain Israel breed Guangdong linkage group 1, ZZ_aureus, whole genome shotgun sequence genome:
- the LOC116311649 gene encoding LOW QUALITY PROTEIN: E3 ubiquitin-protein ligase RNF128-like (The sequence of the model RefSeq protein was modified relative to this genomic sequence to represent the inferred CDS: substituted 1 base at 1 genomic stop codon) — protein MGEKTQPRLLLLLFLSGLVHCSATFVFWTANVEISFVSNYNETEEKYCECGLYGRNSPVRNASGIVTLPVGDPKGCGPDPVYGRNTTSPPWIALVKRGNCTFGEKINAAKRLXAAAVVVYNVDGSGNSTTHMAHSDAGDIVAIMIGNTQGMEIVRLLKNGIDVQMIISEGMAHGPWMDTYWLYFLSIAFFIVTAASIAYFVFISANRLYNMSRSKRNENRLKSEAKKAIKRLQVRTLNRGDGETSSDSSMCAVCIESYKVGDVVTVLTCDHIFHKTCIEPWLLERRTCPMCKCDILKALGVEDDRKESFSAESPPDVTVITVTGDTLYEVPLTDPGSLDPERQQHRYDNRAFEEDSEAARG, from the coding sequence ATGGGTGAGAAGACACAACCACGTCTGctgcttttgctgtttttgtcagGGCTTGTTCACTGTTCAGCTACCTTTGTATTTTGGACTGCCAACGTGGAAATAAGCTTTGTGAGCAACTACAATGAGACTGAGGAGAAATACTGTGAGTGTGGGTTGTATGGCCGTAACTCTCCCGTTAGAAACGCTTCGGGCATCGTTACACTTCCCGTGGGAGACCCCAAAGGCTGTGGCCCAGATCCTGTGTACGGCCGCAACACAACCTCACCACCGTGGATAGCCCTGGTGAAGAGGGGCAACTGCACCTTTGGTGAGAAGATCAATGCTGCCAAACGCCTCTGagcagctgctgttgttgtgtaTAATGTGGACGGCAGTGGAAACAGCACTACACACATGGCACACTCAGATGCAGGCGATATTGTGGCGATCATGATTGGTAACACTCAGGGCATGGAGATTGTCAGGCTGCTGAAAAACGGGATCGATGTTCAAATGATAATTAGTGAAGGCATGGCTCACGGGCCCTGGATGGACACCTACTGGCTTTACTTTCTGTCCATTGCCTTTTTCATTGTGACCGCAGCCTCCATCGCCTACTTTGTGTTCATCTCCGCAAACCGTCTCTACAATATGAGCAGGAGCAAGCGCAATGAGAATAGACTGAAATCCGAGGCCAAGAAGGCAATTAAGCGTTTGCAGGTACGCACGCTCAACAGAGGGGACGGGGAAACCAGTTCGGACTCCTCGATGTGTGCCGTTTGTATCGAATCCTACAAGGTAGGCGATGTGGTGACCGTGCTGACGTGTGATCACATCTTCCACAAAACCTGCATCGAGCCCTGGCTGCTGGAGAGGCGAACCTGCCCTATGTGTAAGTGCGACATCTTGAAGGCCCTGGGCGTTGAGGACGACAGAAAAGAGAGCTTCTCTGCTGAGTCACCGCCAGATGTCACTGTGATCACAGTGACAGGAGACACCCTGTATGAAGTCCCACTCACTGACCCAGGGAGCCTCGACCCGGAGAGACAGCAGCATCGCTATGACAACAGGGCCTTCGAGGAAGACTCAGAGGCTGCAAGGGGATGA
- the LOC116311648 gene encoding LOW QUALITY PROTEIN: sodium/potassium/calcium exchanger 5 (The sequence of the model RefSeq protein was modified relative to this genomic sequence to represent the inferred CDS: deleted 1 base in 1 codon), with protein sequence MTMGTAVAVQKKKRKDFIPYFLGFVIFLYCTVSLLSVTAKTAQGSHSVRVRRAVENETECIPPQSSEFPEGFFTVQERKDGGLIIYFMLIFYMLLAVAIVCDDYFLPSLEVISERLGLSQDVAGATFMAAGSSAPELVTAFLGVFVTKGDIGVSTIVGSAVYNLLGICGACGLLASMAGRLTCWPLFRDCLAYGISVAAVIGIISDNKVYWYDAACLLLVYGVYIVVLCFDLRISEFVLRKLSPCCTCLGSGSGEKIETQRLLGWNDDTSLRVHSRSRTDSGIFHDESGYSHLSLSLHGLNEIPEEHKSVFAVPESDLKRILWVLSLPIITLLFLTIPDCRRRFWKQWFMITFLMSAVWISAFTYVLVWMVTVVGETLAIPDTIMGLTLLAAGTSIPDTVASVMVAREGKADMAMSNIVGSNVFDMLCLGLPWFIKTAFVDTNNPVEVNSTGLVFISSTLLLSIAFLFVAVHINGWKLDWKLGIVSLICYILFATLSILYELGIIGNNPLRLCSD encoded by the exons aTGACTATGGGTACTGCTGTAGCTgtgcagaaaaagaagagaaaagattTTATACCTTACTTTCTGGgatttgtaatatttttgtaTTGCACGGTCAGTCTCCTTTCAGTAACAGCAAAAACAGCACAGGGAAGTCACTCTGTCAGGGTGCGTCGGGCCGTGG AGAATGAGACCGAATGCATCCCGCCACAGTCCTCCGAGTTTCCTGAAGGCTTCTTCACAGTGCAGGAGAGGAAGGATGGAGGGCTCatcatttattttatgcttattttcTACATGCTTTTGGCTGTCGCTATAGTCTGCGACGATTACTTTCTGCCATCATTAGAAGTAATCAGTGAAC GTCTGGGATTGTCACAGGACGTAGCAGGAGCCACATTTATGGCAGCTGGAAGTTCTGCACCTGAACTTGTCACAGCCTTCCTAG GTGTGTTTGTGACAAAAGGGGACATTGGGGTCAGCACCATTGTGGGATCGGCTGTCTACAACCTGCTAGGAATCTGTGGTGCCTGTGGACTTTTAGCCTCTATG GCTGGGCGTCTCACCTGTTGGCCACTATTCAGGGACTGCCTGGCATATGGGATCAGTGTCGCTGCTGTCATTGGCATTATTTCAGATAACAAGGTTTACTG GTATGATGCTGCCTGTCTCCTGCTGGTCTATGGCGTTTACATTGTGGTTCTGTGCTTTGACCTTCGCATCAGTGAGTTTGTCTTGAGGAAGCTGAGTCCTTGCTGCACGTGTCTGGGTTCAGGTTCTGGTGAAAAGATTGAGACACAGCGTCTGCTGGGCTGGAATGACGACACCAGCTTGCGAGTCCACAGTCGCTCCAGAACAGACAGTGGGATCTTCCACGACGAGTCGGGATACTCTCACCTGTCCCTCAGCCTACACGGACTCAATGAGATTCCTGAAG AGCATAAAAGTGTCTTTGCCGTCCCGGAGAGCGACCTGAAAAGGATTCTCTGGGTACTGTCCCTGCCTATCATCACTCTGCTTTTCCTCACCATCCCTGACTGCAGGAGAAGGTTCTGGAAGCAGTGGTTCATGATCACTTTCCTCATGTCAGCAGTCTGGATCTCAGCTTTTACATATGTGCTGGTGTGGATGGTCACTGTAGTCG GTGAGACCCTTGCTATTCCTGATACTATTATGGGACTTACTTTGCTTGCTGCTGGAACCAGTATACCTGACACCGTGGCCAGTGTGATGGTGGCCAGAGAAG ggaAAGCTGATATGGCCATGTCCAACATTGTGGGCTCTAACGTGTTTGACATGCTGTGCCTGGGTTTGCCTTGGTTCATCAAAACTGCCTTTGTGGACACAAACAACCCTGTAGAGGTCAACAGCACCGGACTGGTCTTCATTTCCTCCACACTTCTCCTTTCAATCGCCTTCCTT TTCGTAGCCGTGCACATCAACGGATGGAAGTTGGATTGGAAGTTGGGAATCGTTTCGCTCATATGCTACATCCTCTTTGCCACTCTGTCCATCCTTTATGAGCTGGGAATTATTGGGAATAATCCCCTAAGACTGTGCAGCGACTGA